In the Advenella kashmirensis WT001 genome, one interval contains:
- the rplV gene encoding 50S ribosomal protein L22, protein METTAVIRGVHISAQKTRLVADMIRGKSVAHALNILTFTPKKAAGIVKKALESAIANAEHNDGADIDELKVTTIYVDKAQSMKRFSARAKGRGNRIEKQTCHIVVKVGA, encoded by the coding sequence ATGGAAACTACAGCCGTTATTCGTGGTGTACATATCTCTGCGCAAAAAACCCGTCTGGTTGCGGACATGATCCGTGGCAAGTCTGTGGCACATGCGTTGAATATCCTTACATTCACACCTAAAAAAGCCGCTGGTATCGTCAAGAAAGCGCTGGAATCCGCAATTGCGAATGCCGAGCATAATGATGGTGCCGATATTGACGAACTGAAAGTGACGACAATCTATGTCGACAAAGCTCAGTCAATGAAGCGATTCTCCGCAAGGGCCAAGGGCCGCGGTAACCGTATCGAGAAGCAGACTTGCCACATTGTGGTCAAAGTCGGCGCATAA
- the rpsC gene encoding 30S ribosomal protein S3: protein MGQKIHPTGFRLAVNRNWSSRWYADDKDYGAMLAEDVRVREYLKRKLKNASVGRVLIERPAKNARITVFSARPGVVIGKRGEDIESLKSDLQRLMGVPVHVNIEEIRKPETDAQLIADSIAQQLEKRIMFRRAMKRAMQNAMRLGAQGIKIMSAGRLNGIEIARTEWYREGRVPLHTLRAIIDYGTSEAQTTYGIIGIKVWVYKGDLLPNGEMPAEVAAAPREDERRPRRPRGDRPDGQRRPGGRGRSSGRKAGDAAAPAAATATEGE from the coding sequence ATGGGTCAGAAAATTCACCCTACCGGGTTCCGTCTCGCAGTTAACCGTAACTGGAGCTCACGCTGGTACGCTGACGATAAAGACTACGGCGCCATGCTGGCCGAAGACGTCCGCGTTCGCGAGTACCTGAAACGGAAACTGAAAAACGCATCCGTCGGTCGCGTCCTTATCGAGCGTCCTGCAAAAAATGCACGGATCACTGTATTTTCTGCACGTCCCGGTGTTGTCATCGGTAAACGCGGCGAAGATATCGAGAGCCTGAAGTCAGACCTGCAACGCCTGATGGGTGTGCCGGTTCACGTTAATATCGAAGAAATTCGCAAGCCTGAAACCGATGCTCAGCTGATCGCTGATTCTATCGCTCAGCAGCTGGAAAAACGGATCATGTTCCGTCGCGCCATGAAACGCGCGATGCAGAACGCCATGCGCCTGGGTGCGCAAGGTATCAAGATCATGTCCGCCGGCCGTCTGAATGGTATCGAAATTGCCCGTACCGAATGGTATCGTGAAGGTCGTGTGCCTCTGCACACCCTGCGCGCCATCATCGATTACGGCACCTCTGAAGCACAGACTACCTACGGTATTATTGGTATCAAAGTCTGGGTCTACAAAGGTGATCTGCTGCCAAACGGCGAAATGCCTGCTGAAGTGGCTGCTGCTCCTCGTGAAGATGAGCGTCGTCCACGTCGTCCTCGCGGTGACCGTCCTGATGGACAGCGTCGTCCAGGCGGCCGTGGTCGCAGCAGTGGTCGCAAAGCAGGTGATGCTGCAGCGCCAGCCGCAGCAACTGCGACAGAAGGAGAATAA
- a CDS encoding transglutaminase family protein: MVTYHIQHDTEYDYHSPVTQSRQILRLSPRILPWQGPESHTINIEPCPDKIDFLLDCFGNPLQYFTLMGDHNRLAVRAHSVVSLTHRRLPDSAATPPWEEVVNHLRYMSGRTYLPYDFEATQFRFESNHIRLLPAIAQWARQAIRPGMPVLAAVGALQARIFNEFVFDPQATTISTPVQEVFQKRRGVCQDFAHFMISCLRALGLAARYVSGYLLTHPPAGQPRLVGADASHAWVSVYIPGHGWVDSDPTNNVFPDQEHITLCWGRDFSDVSPIRGMMYGSSAHSLKTSVTVMPESEMPR; encoded by the coding sequence ATGGTGACTTATCACATTCAGCATGACACGGAATATGATTACCACTCACCGGTGACCCAGTCGCGGCAGATACTGCGGCTTTCTCCGCGTATATTGCCCTGGCAGGGACCCGAGTCCCACACCATCAATATTGAGCCGTGTCCGGACAAGATCGACTTTTTGCTCGATTGCTTTGGCAATCCCCTGCAGTATTTCACCCTGATGGGTGACCACAACCGGCTGGCGGTGCGGGCGCATTCAGTGGTCAGCCTGACTCATCGGCGGCTGCCGGACAGCGCAGCTACGCCGCCCTGGGAAGAGGTCGTGAATCATTTGCGCTATATGTCGGGAAGGACGTATCTGCCCTATGACTTCGAGGCCACCCAGTTTCGCTTCGAATCGAATCACATCCGCCTGCTGCCCGCTATTGCCCAGTGGGCGCGTCAGGCCATCCGTCCCGGCATGCCTGTGCTGGCCGCGGTGGGAGCGTTGCAAGCGCGTATTTTCAACGAATTTGTGTTTGACCCGCAGGCCACCACCATTTCCACCCCGGTGCAGGAGGTCTTTCAAAAGCGTCGCGGCGTATGCCAGGACTTTGCGCATTTCATGATTTCCTGTCTGCGCGCGCTCGGCCTGGCTGCGCGCTATGTCAGCGGCTATCTGCTGACCCACCCGCCGGCCGGCCAGCCCCGGTTGGTCGGGGCAGACGCCTCGCATGCCTGGGTGTCCGTCTATATTCCAGGCCATGGCTGGGTAGACTCGGATCCGACCAATAATGTGTTTCCCGACCAGGAACATATCACCCTGTGCTGGGGCCGCGATTTTTCCGATGTCTCACCAATTCGGGGCATGATGTACGGAAGTAGTGCGCATAGTCTGAAAACCTCGGTTACGGTCATGCCGGAAAGTGAAATGCCGCGTTAA
- the rplC gene encoding 50S ribosomal protein L3, whose protein sequence is MSNTTPTPAAYRLGLVGRKVGMMRIFTEEGESIPVTVLDVSNNRVTQVKSLDTDGYAAVQVAYGERRASRVVKAQAGHYAKAGTEAGSILKEFRLDPAKAAEFTAGAVVAVESVFEAGQKVDVQGTTIGKGFAGTIKRHHFGSQRASHGNSRSHRVPGSIGQAQDPGRIFPGKRMSGHLGDVTRTVQNLDVIRVDAERGLLMVRGAVPGHKNGDVVVLPAIKMSAKGAK, encoded by the coding sequence ATGTCGAATACGACACCTACGCCTGCCGCTTATCGGCTGGGACTGGTTGGTCGCAAGGTTGGCATGATGCGTATCTTCACGGAAGAAGGCGAGTCAATCCCTGTCACCGTGCTGGACGTATCCAACAACCGAGTTACCCAGGTCAAGTCTCTGGACACAGACGGCTATGCTGCCGTTCAGGTAGCCTACGGCGAACGCCGTGCAAGCCGTGTGGTCAAGGCACAAGCAGGTCACTACGCAAAAGCCGGTACAGAAGCCGGTTCCATCCTTAAAGAATTCCGTCTCGATCCTGCAAAAGCCGCTGAATTTACAGCCGGCGCCGTTGTTGCTGTCGAAAGCGTATTCGAAGCCGGCCAGAAAGTCGACGTGCAAGGCACAACGATCGGTAAAGGCTTCGCAGGTACCATCAAGCGTCACCACTTTGGTTCCCAGCGCGCTTCTCACGGTAACTCCAGGTCGCATCGCGTGCCTGGTTCTATCGGTCAGGCACAGGATCCAGGTCGCATTTTCCCTGGTAAACGCATGTCCGGTCACCTGGGTGATGTAACCCGTACCGTTCAAAATCTTGATGTTATCCGTGTTGACGCCGAACGTGGTCTTCTGATGGTCCGTGGCGCAGTGCCCGGTCACAAGAATGGCGACGTCGTGGTTCTGCCGGCCATCAAAATGTCTGCGAAAGGAGCCAAATAA
- the rplP gene encoding 50S ribosomal protein L16, which translates to MLSPARRKYRKEQKGRNTGLATRGTNVNFGDFGLKATGRGRLTARQIEAARRAMTRHIKRGGRIWIRIFPDKPISQKPAEVRMGNGKGNPEYWVAEIQPGKVLYEMDGVSEELAREAFRLAAAKLPIATTFVTRHFGA; encoded by the coding sequence ATGTTGTCACCAGCACGCAGGAAATACCGTAAAGAGCAGAAAGGCCGCAATACCGGTCTGGCTACTCGCGGTACCAATGTAAACTTTGGCGACTTCGGTCTGAAAGCTACTGGTCGCGGTCGTCTGACGGCTCGCCAGATTGAGGCAGCCCGTCGTGCCATGACCCGTCACATCAAACGTGGCGGTCGTATCTGGATCCGAATTTTCCCAGACAAGCCGATCTCTCAGAAACCTGCTGAGGTCCGGATGGGTAACGGTAAAGGTAACCCGGAGTACTGGGTAGCCGAGATCCAGCCTGGTAAAGTATTGTACGAAATGGACGGCGTCAGCGAAGAGCTGGCACGTGAGGCGTTCCGTCTGGCAGCTGCCAAGCTGCCAATCGCGACAACGTTTGTCACACGTCACTTCGGCGCATAA
- the livM gene encoding high-affinity branched-chain amino acid ABC transporter permease LivM produces the protein MLFLVGLLLPLLFFYFGWFGKSWINNLTLAMVYVLLGLGLNIVVGLAGLLDLGFVAFYAVGAYFLALGAEYLGIGFWTALFLAPLLAALCGGLLGFPVLKMHGDYLAIVTLGFGEIIRLVLVNWISFTGGPNGASVPDPTIFNLEFVRRARGDAVAFHDFFGLPYSSDYRYLFVYLLLFVISMIALRFFTQLRVMPIGRSWEALREDEIACRSLGINHVTVKLSAFMLGAMIGGLAGVFFATAQGFISPQSFNFFESVLILSIVVLGGMGSSIGVIIAAFTLTLLPEFLREFAGYRVLIFGLLMILMMIWRPNGLLRPKRSVFRKSEVA, from the coding sequence GTGTTGTTTCTGGTGGGCCTGTTGCTGCCTTTGTTGTTCTTCTACTTCGGCTGGTTCGGCAAAAGCTGGATCAATAACCTGACCCTGGCCATGGTGTATGTATTGCTGGGGCTGGGTCTGAATATCGTTGTCGGGCTTGCCGGTTTGCTTGATCTGGGCTTTGTGGCGTTCTATGCGGTCGGCGCCTATTTTCTGGCATTGGGCGCCGAGTACCTGGGTATCGGTTTTTGGACCGCGCTGTTTCTTGCGCCTTTGCTGGCGGCGCTATGCGGCGGGCTGCTGGGGTTTCCGGTACTCAAGATGCATGGGGATTATCTGGCCATTGTGACGCTGGGTTTTGGCGAAATTATCCGCCTGGTACTGGTCAACTGGATCAGTTTTACCGGCGGTCCCAATGGCGCATCGGTTCCGGACCCGACTATTTTCAATCTGGAATTCGTACGGCGCGCACGCGGTGACGCAGTGGCGTTTCATGACTTTTTCGGTCTGCCGTACAGCAGTGACTATCGTTATCTCTTTGTCTATTTGTTGCTGTTTGTGATCAGCATGATTGCGCTGCGCTTTTTTACCCAGTTGCGCGTCATGCCCATCGGGCGATCCTGGGAAGCCTTGCGGGAAGACGAAATTGCCTGCCGCTCACTGGGCATTAACCACGTGACGGTCAAGCTGTCCGCCTTCATGCTGGGCGCGATGATCGGCGGTCTGGCAGGCGTATTTTTTGCCACGGCACAGGGCTTTATCAGTCCGCAATCGTTCAACTTTTTCGAGTCGGTGCTGATTCTGTCTATTGTGGTGCTGGGCGGCATGGGATCATCCATCGGCGTGATCATCGCTGCCTTTACGCTCACGCTGTTGCCTGAATTCCTTCGCGAATTTGCTGGTTATCGCGTGCTGATTTTCGGTCTGCTCATGATTTTGATGATGATCTGGCGGCCCAACGGCCTGTTGCGGCCGAAACGATCCGTATTCAGAAAAAGCGAGGTGGCATGA
- a CDS encoding helix-turn-helix domain-containing protein: MAAREETPLMQRLRAVRQANDLTLEQAGRACGIAASTLSKIENGLMSPTYDVLQKLAIGLSLDVSELFTPAREPMGAGRCVVDRSGQGKVHKTRYYEHLLLCSQLSHKRMMPFLTRITARDLSAFSDWNRHEGEEFVYVISGQIQLHTEFYAEATLGPGDSFYIDSRMGHRCISVSQEDAQVLWMATQRPEAESGEVNE; encoded by the coding sequence ATGGCTGCCCGCGAGGAAACGCCGCTGATGCAGCGTCTGCGTGCCGTGCGCCAGGCCAATGACCTGACGCTGGAGCAGGCCGGACGGGCCTGTGGCATTGCGGCCTCGACGCTCTCGAAAATCGAGAACGGGCTGATGTCGCCCACCTACGATGTATTGCAGAAGCTGGCCATCGGTCTGTCGCTGGATGTTTCCGAACTGTTTACGCCGGCGCGCGAACCGATGGGGGCGGGCCGTTGCGTGGTTGATCGCAGCGGGCAGGGCAAGGTGCACAAGACGCGGTATTATGAACATCTGCTGCTGTGCTCGCAGCTCTCGCACAAGCGGATGATGCCCTTTCTGACACGTATTACAGCCAGGGACCTGAGCGCATTCAGTGACTGGAATCGTCACGAAGGCGAAGAATTCGTTTATGTGATCAGTGGCCAGATCCAATTGCATACGGAATTTTATGCCGAGGCAACGCTGGGGCCGGGCGACAGTTTTTATATTGACAGCCGCATGGGGCATCGCTGCATCAGCGTCAGCCAGGAAGATGCACAAGTGCTCTGGATGGCGACCCAGCGCCCCGAGGCAGAATCAGGAGAAGTAAATGAGTAG
- a CDS encoding ABC transporter permease subunit translates to MDWYILGQQLVNGVTLGAIYGLIAIGYTMVYGIIGMINFAHGEIYMISAYITAIAFAVFTFLGIDSLALSLLLTLMVTMFITGLYGWYIERTVYRPLRTTNRLAPLITAIGVSLLLQNYVQVSQGPYVQGVPSVIQGGFTIGSDAGFFQIRYIDLLIVVVSFIAMMILTWVIQKTSLGRQCRAVEQDRKMATILGINTTRIISTVFVIGSVMAAVAGELVTFNYGSFDFHIGFILGIKAFSAAVLGGIGSLPGAMLGGLILGVLESLFAGFVSSDYKDVFSFSVLVLVLIFKPSGLLGRPAVEKV, encoded by the coding sequence ATGGATTGGTATATTCTGGGCCAGCAATTGGTAAATGGCGTCACGCTGGGCGCTATTTACGGCTTGATTGCAATTGGCTACACCATGGTTTATGGCATTATCGGCATGATCAATTTCGCCCACGGTGAAATCTACATGATCAGTGCTTATATCACTGCAATTGCATTTGCCGTATTCACATTTCTTGGCATAGATTCGCTGGCGCTTTCCTTGCTGCTTACCCTGATGGTCACCATGTTTATTACCGGGCTGTATGGCTGGTATATTGAACGCACCGTGTACCGTCCGTTACGCACGACCAATCGCCTGGCCCCGCTGATTACGGCCATCGGCGTTTCCCTGCTGCTGCAAAACTATGTGCAGGTCAGCCAGGGGCCCTATGTACAGGGTGTGCCCTCGGTTATTCAGGGTGGCTTTACTATCGGGTCTGATGCCGGCTTCTTCCAGATTCGCTATATCGATCTGCTGATTGTGGTTGTCAGCTTTATTGCCATGATGATCCTTACCTGGGTGATTCAGAAAACCAGCCTGGGCAGGCAATGTCGGGCGGTTGAACAGGATCGCAAGATGGCGACCATCCTGGGAATCAATACCACCCGAATTATTTCAACTGTATTTGTCATCGGTTCGGTGATGGCGGCGGTGGCCGGTGAACTGGTCACATTCAACTACGGCTCTTTCGATTTTCATATTGGCTTTATTCTGGGTATCAAGGCGTTTAGCGCGGCCGTGCTGGGCGGAATTGGTTCGTTGCCCGGCGCCATGCTGGGCGGCCTGATCCTGGGTGTGCTCGAATCGCTGTTCGCCGGCTTCGTGAGCAGTGACTACAAGGATGTGTTTTCCTTCAGTGTGCTGGTGCTGGTGCTGATCTTCAAACCGAGTGGCCTGCTGGGCCGGCCTGCCGTGGAGAAAGTGTAA
- a CDS encoding delta(1)-pyrroline-2-carboxylate reductase family protein — MPGSKDGVLLSMPCTAQDICAHKLISLLPDNPAQARPTIQGMVSVLDSATGVPLFVLDGPTVTARRTAALSMAGLQLFLEQEPRTIVIIGAGSQADGHVQAIAELYPDATVHIAAREQSWAKAQTFCERHAALGIHLQVTDLNQLPEQFDAVITLTTAVEPVYHAPPLAGRLIIGVGAFRSHMVEVAPETVMNSVCYVDDLVGAQHEAGDYIQAKKDWSDVTTLAQAIESDIDYSRPIMFKTVGCAAWDLAAARCARAAAGL; from the coding sequence GTGCCTGGCAGCAAGGATGGTGTGCTGCTGTCCATGCCTTGCACGGCCCAGGATATTTGCGCACATAAGCTGATTTCCCTGCTGCCGGACAATCCTGCGCAAGCTCGGCCCACCATCCAGGGCATGGTGTCAGTGCTCGACAGCGCCACCGGTGTCCCGCTGTTCGTGCTGGACGGCCCCACGGTGACCGCAAGACGTACGGCCGCACTGTCCATGGCCGGCCTGCAGCTTTTTCTGGAACAAGAGCCGCGCACCATTGTGATCATTGGTGCCGGGAGCCAGGCCGATGGGCACGTGCAGGCCATAGCCGAGCTGTATCCCGATGCCACGGTGCATATTGCCGCACGCGAGCAATCCTGGGCAAAGGCCCAGACCTTTTGTGAACGCCACGCCGCCCTCGGCATCCACTTGCAAGTGACCGATCTGAATCAATTGCCGGAACAGTTTGACGCGGTCATTACGCTGACTACGGCTGTTGAACCGGTTTATCATGCGCCTCCGCTGGCCGGGCGCCTGATTATCGGCGTGGGCGCCTTTCGCTCGCATATGGTGGAGGTGGCGCCGGAAACGGTGATGAACAGCGTGTGCTATGTCGACGATCTGGTCGGAGCACAGCATGAAGCCGGCGATTACATTCAGGCGAAAAAAGACTGGAGCGACGTGACTACGCTGGCGCAGGCCATTGAAAGCGACATCGATTATTCCCGTCCGATCATGTTCAAGACCGTCGGCTGCGCCGCCTGGGATCTGGCGGCAGCGCGTTGCGCAAGGGCGGCGGCGGGCCTTTAG
- the rpsS gene encoding 30S ribosomal protein S19, with product MSRSIKKGPFVDAHLLKKVDAAVDGKEKKPIKTWSRRSTILPDFIGLTIAVHNGRQHVPVYVNENMVGHKLGEFAHTRTYKGHAADKKSKR from the coding sequence ATGTCACGTTCTATTAAAAAAGGTCCTTTCGTAGACGCCCACTTGCTCAAAAAAGTGGATGCCGCCGTCGATGGGAAAGAGAAAAAACCGATCAAAACCTGGTCGCGTCGTTCAACCATCCTGCCTGATTTCATCGGCTTGACAATTGCTGTTCACAATGGCCGTCAGCACGTGCCTGTGTATGTGAACGAAAATATGGTTGGTCACAAGCTTGGCGAGTTTGCTCATACCCGTACATACAAGGGCCATGCTGCAGACAAAAAGTCTAAGAGGTAA
- the rplB gene encoding 50S ribosomal protein L2, with amino-acid sequence MALVKTKPTSAGRRGMIKVVHANLHKGAPFAALTEHQKRGSGRNNNGHITIRHRGGGHKSHYRLVDFRRNKDGIPAKVERLEYDPNRTAHIALLCYADGERRYIIAPRGLEVGASLLSGKEVPIRVGNTMPIRNIPIGSTIHCIEMLPGKGAQIARSAGASAVLMAREGIYAQIRLRSGEVRRVHIDCRATIGEVGNEEHSLRQYGKAGAMRWRGIRPTVRGVAMNPVDHPHGGGEGRTGEAREPVSPWGTPSKGFKTRRNKRTDSMIVSRRKRK; translated from the coding sequence ATGGCCTTAGTTAAAACAAAACCAACCTCTGCCGGCCGTCGCGGCATGATCAAGGTTGTGCATGCGAACCTGCACAAAGGTGCTCCGTTTGCAGCCCTGACAGAACATCAGAAACGTGGTTCCGGCCGTAACAACAATGGTCATATCACTATTCGCCATCGTGGCGGTGGTCATAAGAGCCATTACCGTCTGGTCGATTTCCGTCGCAACAAAGATGGCATCCCTGCAAAGGTAGAGCGTCTGGAATACGATCCTAACCGTACAGCACACATTGCCCTGCTTTGCTATGCAGACGGCGAGCGTCGTTACATCATCGCTCCTCGTGGTCTGGAAGTCGGCGCATCACTGTTGTCCGGCAAGGAAGTGCCTATCCGCGTGGGTAACACCATGCCGATCCGCAATATTCCTATCGGTTCAACCATCCACTGCATCGAAATGCTGCCAGGCAAAGGCGCGCAAATCGCCCGTTCCGCCGGTGCATCCGCTGTACTGATGGCCCGTGAAGGCATTTACGCCCAGATCCGCCTGCGTTCCGGTGAAGTTCGTCGTGTGCATATTGATTGCCGCGCGACAATCGGTGAAGTCGGCAATGAAGAACACAGCCTGCGTCAATACGGTAAAGCCGGTGCGATGCGTTGGCGTGGTATTCGTCCGACCGTTCGTGGTGTTGCCATGAACCCGGTTGATCACCCACACGGTGGTGGTGAAGGCCGTACAGGTGAAGCTCGTGAGCCGGTCAGCCCATGGGGTACACCGTCCAAAGGCTTCAAAACCCGCCGCAACAAGCGTACTGACTCAATGATTGTGTCACGTCGCAAGCGTAAATAA
- the rpsQ gene encoding 30S ribosomal protein S17, protein MSETTQTTPAKRQRTLIGKVVSNKMDKSVVVLVERRVKHPIYGKIVVRSNKYKAHDESNEINEGDTVEIAEGRPISRSKSWSVIRLIEAARVI, encoded by the coding sequence ATGAGCGAAACAACGCAAACGACACCCGCAAAGCGTCAGCGTACCCTGATCGGTAAAGTGGTTAGCAACAAGATGGACAAATCCGTTGTCGTTCTGGTAGAACGTCGCGTGAAGCACCCCATCTACGGCAAAATCGTGGTCCGTTCAAACAAGTACAAAGCGCATGACGAATCCAATGAGATTAACGAAGGCGACACAGTAGAAATTGCTGAAGGCCGTCCTATTTCACGCAGCAAATCGTGGAGTGTTATTCGTCTTATTGAAGCAGCACGCGTCATCTGA
- a CDS encoding branched-chain amino acid ABC transporter substrate-binding protein translates to MNKMLKRVFLASALTAAFGTPALAADEIKIGLGAPMTGGSAAFGKQLQTGAQAAIDAINAKGGVNGKQLKLVTVDDACDPKQAVAAANRLVDQEKVTAVIGHFCSSSTIPASEIYDEANILNITPASTNPKVTERELSTILRTCGRDDQQGEVDAQFMKDVLKVKRVAIINDKDTYGVGLANATRDAAKKLGIEVVLEDGVTRGERDYNALVTKIKGANVDAVFFGGLYAEAGVLVKQMRQQGLKTPFISDDGIADPAFVTAAGGIQNAEGVYMSFLKDPRNDPASKEVVDALKKSGSDAEGFTLYSYAAVQAVAAALAANKDETDGTKLADWLKANPVPTVTGNKGWDEKGDLKSNDFVLYVWNKDGKYVEYKK, encoded by the coding sequence ATGAATAAAATGTTGAAGAGAGTATTTCTGGCCTCCGCGCTTACCGCTGCCTTCGGGACGCCGGCGCTGGCCGCAGATGAAATCAAAATCGGCCTGGGCGCGCCCATGACAGGGGGCAGCGCAGCGTTTGGCAAGCAGTTGCAGACCGGTGCACAGGCAGCCATTGATGCCATCAATGCCAAGGGCGGCGTTAACGGCAAGCAGCTCAAACTGGTTACCGTTGATGACGCATGTGATCCCAAGCAGGCGGTCGCTGCCGCCAATCGCCTGGTTGATCAGGAGAAAGTCACGGCCGTGATCGGTCATTTCTGCTCGTCCAGCACCATCCCCGCTTCCGAAATCTATGACGAAGCCAACATCCTGAACATCACGCCGGCTTCGACCAATCCCAAGGTGACCGAAAGGGAACTGTCAACGATTCTGCGCACTTGCGGACGCGATGATCAGCAGGGTGAAGTGGATGCGCAATTCATGAAGGATGTGCTTAAGGTCAAGCGCGTTGCGATCATCAATGATAAAGATACTTACGGTGTCGGCCTGGCCAATGCCACGCGCGATGCTGCCAAGAAGCTGGGTATTGAAGTGGTGCTTGAAGACGGCGTGACACGCGGCGAGCGTGACTACAATGCGCTGGTCACAAAAATCAAGGGCGCCAACGTGGATGCCGTCTTCTTCGGTGGTCTGTATGCCGAGGCCGGTGTGCTGGTCAAACAGATGCGTCAACAGGGTCTGAAAACGCCATTCATCTCTGATGATGGTATTGCCGATCCCGCTTTCGTGACTGCTGCAGGCGGTATCCAGAATGCAGAAGGCGTATATATGAGCTTTCTGAAAGACCCGCGCAATGACCCGGCTTCCAAAGAAGTCGTTGATGCGCTGAAAAAATCGGGTAGCGATGCCGAGGGCTTTACACTGTATTCCTATGCTGCAGTACAGGCTGTCGCAGCGGCACTGGCAGCCAACAAGGATGAGACAGACGGCACCAAGCTGGCCGACTGGCTCAAGGCCAATCCGGTTCCCACAGTAACGGGTAACAAGGGCTGGGATGAAAAGGGTGACCTCAAATCCAACGACTTCGTGCTGTATGTCTGGAACAAAGACGGCAAGTACGTAGAGTATAAAAAGTAA
- the rplW gene encoding 50S ribosomal protein L23, protein MKAERLLQVILAPVITEKATFIAESGAKPQIALRVAPDATKPEVKAAVEMLFKVEVDSVSVLNRKGKVKRSGRFVGRRKANRIAYVSLKQGQELDFTEVN, encoded by the coding sequence ATGAAAGCAGAACGTTTATTGCAAGTGATTTTGGCACCCGTCATCACCGAGAAAGCGACTTTCATCGCCGAATCTGGTGCGAAGCCCCAAATCGCGCTGCGTGTTGCACCCGATGCAACCAAGCCCGAAGTGAAAGCAGCTGTTGAAATGCTGTTCAAAGTTGAAGTTGATTCCGTCTCTGTACTGAACCGTAAGGGTAAGGTCAAGCGCTCAGGCCGTTTCGTCGGTCGCCGCAAAGCCAACCGTATTGCCTACGTTTCACTCAAGCAAGGTCAGGAACTCGACTTTACGGAGGTAAACTGA
- the rpmC gene encoding 50S ribosomal protein L29: protein MKASELRSKETTELSKELESLLRAQFSLRMQRATQQLSNTSQLLKVRRDIARVRTVMTEKAAGK from the coding sequence ATGAAAGCAAGTGAACTCCGTTCGAAAGAGACGACCGAGCTGTCCAAAGAGCTCGAAAGCCTGTTGAGGGCGCAATTTAGCCTGCGTATGCAGCGCGCTACTCAGCAGCTGTCCAACACCAGTCAGTTATTGAAAGTGCGTCGCGACATCGCGCGTGTACGCACCGTCATGACTGAAAAAGCTGCAGGTAAGTAA
- the rplD gene encoding 50S ribosomal protein L4, with translation MDLKLLNDQGQSDATVSAPDTIFGRDFNEALVHQVVIAYQANARAGNRAQKDREQVKHSTKKPWRQKGTGRARAGMTSSPIWRGGGRAFPNSPEENFSQKVNKKMYRAGIRSILSQLAREGRIAVVDAFTFDTPKTKLAASKLKAMGLDSVLIITDTVDENTYLATRNLPNVAVVEPRYADPLSLVHYKKVLITKAAIAQFEEMLG, from the coding sequence ATGGATCTTAAGCTCCTGAACGATCAGGGCCAGTCTGACGCAACCGTCAGCGCACCTGACACAATCTTTGGCCGTGACTTTAACGAAGCACTGGTTCACCAGGTCGTGATTGCCTATCAGGCAAATGCACGTGCCGGTAATCGTGCCCAGAAAGATCGCGAACAGGTCAAGCACAGCACGAAAAAACCATGGCGCCAGAAAGGCACCGGGCGCGCTCGTGCCGGTATGACATCTTCCCCAATCTGGCGTGGAGGTGGTCGTGCATTCCCGAACTCTCCTGAAGAAAACTTCAGCCAGAAAGTCAACAAAAAAATGTATCGCGCGGGTATCCGTTCGATCCTGTCTCAACTGGCTCGCGAAGGTCGCATCGCCGTTGTTGACGCTTTCACTTTCGACACGCCAAAAACAAAACTGGCTGCGTCAAAACTGAAAGCCATGGGTCTGGATTCTGTTCTGATCATCACCGATACTGTTGATGAAAACACCTACCTGGCAACTCGCAACCTGCCAAACGTAGCTGTTGTAGAACCGCGTTACGCTGATCCGCTGTCTCTGGTCCACTACAAAAAAGTGCTGATCACCAAAGCAGCTATCGCTCAATTCGAGGAGATGCTGGGATGA